The following is a genomic window from Miscanthus floridulus cultivar M001 chromosome 14, ASM1932011v1, whole genome shotgun sequence.
agtgtagccgagggcggtttgttctacctagcagcaaattggaacacgtagtcgttccagagcctagctgtgtccgggttcctctttgctaccttgcttgttgtagtaccgagttcgtcgggtcttgtaagatgtgtaatcttgtacttCTTGATTTCATTTGTAATAAAAAAGATTCTTGCCTTCTTAGTTGTCATGCTTTCTCCTGCTGTATTGCTTATGGAATTTCCTAGTTCTTTTTATCaagaaccgggttcttttgttccttcagaagttaccctccctttcttctttgaggatgggttgttcttgcagttatctgatgGCTCCACAGtagtgctagatggataagtctgaaatctgcccgttggattgtaccgttgtgtggatttgtgcccttcgtcgttttagctgcgtcggtaaatggaccgttgcgttctcacacggtgttttaacgggcctggtgggccgtttctaacactgtaaaatttatttatagaccctttgtcctctttttctttactgcctttcttttgccttcaaaccctagctcttaatcatccgtcgtcgccattgccgccgccgtccttaGCACCGCCATCTAGGTTTTCTTTTTCCTCTGATTTCTTTTTGCCTTCGTTAGTACATGGGCAAGAAGAAAACCGCCAGTAAGTCCCAGTCTtctttcgtggacgaggagtcttcACTCTCCTTGATCGAGaatcaggagtttgttgccatgagggccgcccagaagttttggccggctccgacaaccaCCGAAGCGTAGCTTCGCTGAGcttgtcagcgatggcttgatccagggccaggcttttgctgaatggagagttccaggcgagcatcgagtTCCTGTTCTAgttcctggtgagatcgttctttttgtcTCATTCATtcacgctggactttgtcttcccgcCTCCGCTTTTCTTCACCAATTTCTTGattattttgggatttgcctaaaccaccttgctcctaatgcagttcttcacctttctgtctttgttcatctttgcgaagctttccttggaattcccccttctctttctctgtttcgttacttctttcgcctgaaaccccaaccccgccgcgaaggaaaccagcgttcttggcggttgcgggattcagtttcgtcagggtcttaagagcaagttctttgactatgacctggttgattctgtaaaagattggcgtgccgactggttttatgctgccaatttgatcccttcccttgtcgtccactctggatctggtcctatggtgaatgaccgatgggataagaaacttgagtcacctgctgagattcaagtgatccagtcattccttgataggattagcatgctgaaacagcagggtttaaccggtttcggtattgtttcgagttttcttcgtcgccgagttcagcctttgaaagagcgggagcaccttggcttcgagtattctggggccgaggatccttcacgcatggtcccagctcttgagctgactgatgaggaggtactcgagcgtctctagaagatgctgaaaggagtgagcgttgttcctcctgctgtctccgagttctctgccaacaacccgcccccagctgtgagttgtttatctctttgtttgggtactttatgtactcttgctgcatccatttttgcttagcttttccttgtcttgctattttatcctttttcgtaggagcttgggcggaactttgttgacctgatccctcttgatgttctccctgccatggcggaagactggggataaacttgctggaacttccgtaactagtaagttcccaacctccacagcgcttcctggagtttcttctagatttgttgatgtatatgaagaatatgttcctcgtctagtccctcgcggtcctcgtagtgtcccgaagagggggcgaacggatgggtcttcatctggcctgcctgtctccaagaagtctcgcaaaccaagtagtctctcaggtactccagttgttgctagcatgctcttaggtgagcatatttaatactctttgttcctttgttttcctgtttttctcttgaaccgagtactttttattcttttttcagcaggtgctctggtttccttggttgagggagaggaggatgacgaagtacccctcatcatgcagcggtgagttgttttcatattcctgttgcattgaatttctcttctttgtcttgacttttagtcttgaactttttgaagtaacctggacgtcgggtacgagttcttctgaggctcccgcgccgacttcttctgaagctccaggtgtcgagttctttggtagcctcggtaccgagctctaccgctcctccagtgcagagttcttccatggctccagccccggcttcttccgtggctccggtatctgctatcccgctcctgtcgtcgggtggcggggacgttttcgccgtcgtggtcccccctgcgaggccttcttttggcttcgcaaagaagaaagtggctgggtgagtagattctggcttcatccttttgcttctgtcttccttcttctggttctcatcggtgatttcttttatcaattttcagtctttcgtcttctctcgtttcttcagtcgacttcttctcagccttccgtCGTGCCAattgagttccgagcctcaggactcgcaacatactgttggtgaagttgctgcgggggcttcgaagctacctggcgaagttgcggacttggctgccccggaggtgactgtggccgtcgcagtcgggtccttctgagggattggcttcggcttcccgggaggttgctttggtcgttccttctttgccccagccggcctctccttccccttctcttgcttccggcggtccctcttttaccgatgatgtggtgcaatagttcgatgccacccatcggctatcggagctgaccgcagcctgggggagcttggcgtcctctacgacttctttcggggagaagcttcacagtaagtttttctgagattctttcttaggccatttgttttgccttcgtccttacgccttatttttctctatctttaattgtttagactttctctcgtgaccataccggcttcttcttttcagtctgaaaccgagaagaagttgtcctccgaggtaagttctctgaagactgaccttgacctcctccgggccgagttggagactgagcgtaagtcgcatcaaaaagaggaaaaggctctccgtgcccgggtggtagaggtagagaaacagagagacactgttgcccaggagttggagaaacagaaagatgctgctatccgggaggcttcaaagaactcggaggccatgaagagcttggaagccgtgaagaaagaatgtaaaggtattccgggttctctttgtttctttcagtattcaaacctttccctcctgctgacttgttgtttggtgtcttgtccagctctccgagttgaaggaaaaaagctctcggagggcattgatgaaatgaagactcttgttcgtacaagtcataacaaggctgaggaggtaattactcatgctgaagaagaacttgcacttgctaagttgatcaggcgtggagctgataaagatcttgtgcaggcccaaaaaactattgaagacttgtctgggaagctggcgacggctactgaaaattggaacgttttgtggaaatcctttcgttcagtagctgatgttcttcggactccagcggatgacgggcaatcttgggctcagttcattcctcggattccgactcgtttccaagagttcgcgaagaagtgcgctcaagtatgtaccaagaatgtgctggcccaggtccgggtccttgctctagaggcgcctctgtccaagatagcagaggaagctgatagccaagaataccttgatgccgttgagaggatggagcctgaggtcgaaggtttagccagtagggttgtagacagtcttaatattgatatttcccttcctgatgacaatgcctgatccaattgaccagcctcttgtaatattacactcctcttcaaatgaagattctttattttcgttgatgtattctttgcccgggtgtggtcggagttacttgacttgctgagtactttgtcccgttttcgtctctgccctagtaaacaactctgtgcgttatcctgacgaaatccctcgatttgtcgagtacttttcttttcttcctcttttgtgatccgtcgagtgctttgtccgcgctatgacttgttagatgtagatctttgtgttgacaacctttcgtctgcgctatgtaaaacgactcggcatagaatgttgccttgacaaacttagcatccgagtgctttcttgagtggcgcttgtgcttttctgaggaaaaagtattcctatctagatgtagcccccgagcctcttgcttttcggaacgaagagctggagggtctttttaagcttaattttcggtcgactagttttaggtgttagcttttagctaccctcatcggtgggctcaagcgtcttttcagctattttgctctcggccgggatgctcaggcatgttttcagccattttgctttttgtttcgggtgttagcttttagctaccctcatcggcgggctcaagcgtcttttcagctattttgctctcggccgggatgctcaggcatgttttcagccattttgctttttgtttcgggtgttagcttttagctaccctcatcggcgggctcaagcgtcttttcagctattttgctctcggccgggatgctcaggcatgttttcagccattttgctttttgtttcgggtgttagcttttagctaccctcatcggcgggctcaagcgtcttttcagctattttgctctcggccgggatgctcaggcatgttttcagccattttgctttttgtttcgtgaaaacaactcgttgaaagtcatgacaagacatgctgtggatgaatatcatctttattgatcatgaatataaactaatacatatgttgtcgaggaatattgtcctttgtcgattgtgaacgttggtcccttgtggcttgcatatctgttttttcttgagttgtttttacgcgtagaatcttcttagctggctgatgtgccatgtattgttgacttctcttccatcttcggttattaacttgtatgtgcctggtccggtgacttttgtgacaatgaacggaccttcccatggactgagtagcttatgtcgtccgtcagttttttgtatccttcttagcactaagtctccgacttgtaatgatcgaggatgggtactcttgttgtagtgtcgtcttaaaccttgtaggtatctggctgattggagggtagcagtttactctgacttcttctgagctgtcgagttctaatcttcttgtgtgttctgcttctccttcatcgtattgttctatctttggtgatgtccagatcaaatcggcaggtagtacggcttctgacccataaactaggaagaagggtgagtagcctgttgctctgcttatttgagttcagtagcccccatactactttaggtaattcttcaatccatttggacccatagtccactagttcttcgtataaccttggttttaatccggctagtatgagtccattagccctttctacttgtccgttggcttctggatgtgcaacagacgcgtagtctatactgaaaccacagtcttgtgcccagcttttgaattctgtagctgtgaagggggagcctagatctgtgatgattcgattgggcatgccgaagcggtgcataatgtcttggatgaactcgactgctttggctgcgctgtatttcgcgagtggtttgtattcaatccacttggtgaacttgtcgattgctacaaagatgtactcgaagccgccttttgctttcttcagaggtcctacttgatccagcccccagcaggaaaaaggccaagcgggtgggatgcagataagattgtgagctggcacatgggcttgtcttgcaaacatttggcaacctttgcattttctgacaagttcttctgtgtctttcaaagcggttggccagtagaatccggtgcgaaatgctttgccaactagtgttcttgaagcggcatgatttccacagcaacctgagtgtatttcgtctaggatctctttgccttcttcaaatgagacacattttaggagtactcctgatgatgctgctcttctataaagtctatctcctactagaacgtagtttttgcttctgcgaacaacttgggtggcttctgctttatctgctggcaatttattttctttgatatagtcgatgaaaacttggctccatgaagtgttgattaccaagatctgaacgcctttagcctgaatttcaggggttgtttcaccgggttgtttgatagagggaactgatagctcttctatgaatacgccgggtggaaccttcgctctgtctgatccgagcttggcgaggacatctgctgcaatgttggaatcgcgcaggacgtgtagaatttctaatccttggaaatgtttttcaagtttccgtatttcagcacagtaagcacccatgttttctttggtgcaatcccaatctttgttgacttggttgatgactactgctgaatcgccgtatacgagtaatctctttatttcgagggtaattgccactcgtagcccgtggatgagggcttcatattctgcttcgttatttgtagcttgccataatatctgaaggacgtacttgagttgttttccttctggagaaatgaggagaatgcctgcaccggctcctgcctagcttgagtgacccatcaaagtacatcttccagtggtcaaggattgtatctgataaaggctgttgaatctctgtccactcggccacaaaatcggcaagggcttgagatttgattgctttccgcggggtgaaatcgatgttaagagctccgagttcaactgcccactttgatatgcgtcccgtcgcatctctgttgtgtaagatgtctccgagcaggaagtctgtcaccactgtgatctggtggctttcaaaatagtggcgaagcttgcgtgaagtgatcaatagggcgtagagtagtttttgcacatgcgggtaccgtatttttgattcagataatacttcgctgatgtagtatacgggtcgttgtactttatacacgcgtccttcttcttctctttctacgactattgccgtgctgaccacagcagtagtcgccgcaatgtatagcatcatatcttcgtctttccttgggggtgtgagaattggtgaggatgtgaggtatgccttaagtttcttgaaagcttcattggcttcttctgtccattcgaacttatctgtcttctttagtagtttaaagaaag
Proteins encoded in this region:
- the LOC136502771 gene encoding uncharacterized protein; the protein is MKSLEAVKKECKALRVEGKKLSEGIDEMKTLVRTSHNKAEEVITHAEEELALAKLIRRGADKDLVQAQKTIEDLSGKLATATENWNVLWKSFRSVADVLRTPADDGQSWAQFIPRIPTRFQEFAKKCAQVCTKNVLAQVRVLALEAPLSKIAEEADSQEYLDAVERMEPEVEGLASRVVDSLNIDISLPDDNA